A stretch of Eubalaena glacialis isolate mEubGla1 chromosome 10, mEubGla1.1.hap2.+ XY, whole genome shotgun sequence DNA encodes these proteins:
- the CTNND1 gene encoding catenin delta-1 isoform X6: MDDSEVESTASILASVKEQEAQFEKLTRALEEERRHVSAQLERVRVSPQDANPLMANGTLTRRHQNGRFAGDVDLERQKFSDLKLNGPQDHSHLLYSTIPRMQEPGQIVETYTEEDPEGAMSVVSVETSDDGTTRRTETTVKKVVKTVTTRTVQPVSMGPDGLPADASSVSNSYIQTLGRDFRKNGNGGPGPYVGQAGTATLPRNFHYPPDGYSRHYEDGYPSSSDNYGSLSRVTRIEERYRPSMEGYRAPSRQDVYGPQPQVRVGGSSVDLHRFHPEPYGLEDDQRSMGYDDVDYGMMSDYGTGRRTGTPSDPRRRLRSYEDMIGEEVPSDQYYWAPLAQHERGSLASLDSLRKGGPPPPNWRQPELPEVIAMLGFRLDAVKSNAAAYLQHLCYRNDKVKTDVRKLKGIPVLVGLLDHPKKEVHLGACGALKNISFGRDQDNKIAIKNCDGVPALVRLLRKARDMDLTEVITGTLWNLSSHDSIKMEIVDHALHALTDEVIIPHSGWEREPNEDCKPRHIEWESVLTNTAGCLRNVSSERSEARRKLRECDGLVDALIFIVQAEIGQKDSDSKLVENCVCLLRNLSYQVHREIPQAERYQEAPPNVANNTGPHAASCFGAKKGKGKKPTEDSTNDTVDFPKRTSPARGYELLFQPEVVRIYISLLKESKNPAILEASAGAIQNLCAGRWTYGRYIRSALRQEKALSAIADLLTNEHERVVKAASGALRNLAVDARNKELIGKHAIPNLVKNLPGGQQSSSQNFSEDTVVSVLNTINEVIAENLEAAKKLRETQGIEKLVLINKSGNRSEKEVRAAALVLQTIWGYKELRKPLEKEGWKKSDFQVNLNNASRSQSSHSYDDSTLPLIDRNQKSDKKPDREEIQMSSMGSNTKSLDNNYSTLNERGDHNRTLDRSGDLGEMEPLKGTPLMKI, from the exons ATGGACGACTCAGAGGTGGAGTCGACCGCCAGCATCTTGGCCTCTGTGAAGGAACAAGAGGCCCAGTTTGAGAAGCTGACCCGGGCGCTGGAGGAGGAACGGCGCCACGTCTCGGCGCAACTGGAACGCGTCCGGGTCTCACCACAAGATGCCAACCCGCTCATGGCCAACGGCACCCTCACCCGCCGGCATCAG AACGGCAGGTTTGCGGGCGATGTTGACCTTGAGCGACAGAAATTTTCAGATCTAAAACTCAACGGACCCCAG GATCACAGTCACCTTTTGTATAGCACCATCCCCAGGATGCAGGAGCCAGGGCAGATTGTGGAGACTTACACAGAGGAGGACCCTGAGGGAGCCATGTCTGTTGTCTCTGTGGAGACCTCGGATGATGGAACCACTCGGCGCACAGAGACCACA GTCAAGAAAGTGGTGAAGACCGTGACAACACGGACAGTCCAGCCAGTCTCTATGGGACCAGATGGGCTGCCTGCAGATGCCTCATCAGTTTCGAACAGCTATATCCAGACTCTGGGTCGTGACTTCCGCAAGAATGGCAATGGGGGACCTGGCCCCTATGTGGGGCAAGCAGGCACTGCTACCCTTCCCAGGAACTTCCACTACCCTCCTGATGGATATAGCCGCCACTATGAAGATGGTTATCCAAGTAGCAGTGACAACTATGGCAGTCTGTCCCGGGTGACCCGCATTGAGGAGCGGTATAGGCCCAGCATGGAAGGTTACCGGGCACCCAGTAGACAGGATGTCTATGGGCCCCAGCCCCAGGTTCGGGTAGGTGGGAGCAGCGTGGATCTGCATCGTTTCCATCCAGAGCCTTATGGGCTCGAGGATGACCAGCGTAGCATGGGCTACGATGACGTGGATTACGGCATGATGTCTGATTATGGCACTGGCCGTCGGACTGGGACACCCTCTGACCCTCGGCGACGCCTCAG GAGCTATGAAGACATGATTGGTGAGGAGGTGCCATCAGACCAGTACTATTGGGCTCCTTTGGCCCAACACGAACGGGGAAGTTTAGCAAGCTTGGATAGCCTGCGCAAGGGAGGGCCTCCACCCCCGAATTGGAGACAGCCAGAGCTGCCAGAGGTGATAGCCATGCTAGGATTCCGTTTGGATGCTGTCAAGTCCAATGCAGCTGCATACCTGCAACACTTGTGCTACCGCAATGACAAGGTGAAGACTGACGTTCGGAAGCTCAAGGGTATCCCAGTACTGGTGGGATTGTTAGACCACCCCAAAAAAGAAGTGCACCTTGGAGCCTGTGGAGCTCTCAAGAATATCTCTTTTGGGCGTGACCAGGATAACAAGATTGCTATAAAAAACTGTGATGGTGTTCCTGCTCTTGTGCGATTACTCCGAAAGGCTCGTGATATGGACCTCACTGAAGTGATTACTG GAACCCTGTGGAATCTCTCATCCCATGACTCAATCAAAATGGAGATTGTGGACCATGCACTGCATGCCTTGACAGATGAAGTGATCATTCCGCATTCTGGTTGGGAGCGGGAACCTAATGAAGATTGTAAGCCGCGCCATATTGAGTGGGAGTCTGTGCTCACCAACACAGCTGGCTGCCTTAG GAATGTCAGCTCAGAGAGGAGTGAAGCTCGCCGGAAACTTCGGGAATGTGATGGTTTGGTGGATGCTCTCATTTTCATTGTTCAGGCTGAGATTGGACAGAAAGATTCAGACAGCAAG CTTGTGGAGAACTGTGTTTGCCTCCTTCGGAACTTGTCATATCAAGTTCACCGAGAAATCCCACAAGCAGAACGTTACCAAGAGGCACCTCCCAATGTTGCCAACAATACTGGGCCACATGCTGCCAGTTGCTTTGGGGCCAAGAAGGGCAAAG ggaaaaaacccacagaGGATTCAACAAATGATACAGTGGATTTCCCTAAAAGAACTAGTCCTGCTCGAG GCTATGAACTTTTATTTCAGCCGGAGGTGGTTCGGATATACATCTCACTCCTCAAGGAGAGCAAGAATCCTGCCATCCTAGAAGCCTCAGCCGGGGCCATCCAGAACTTGTGTGCTGGGCGCTGGACG TATGGTCGATATATCCGCTCAGCTCTGCGTCAAGAGAAGGCTCTTTCTGCCATTGCTGACCTCCTGACCAATGAACATGAGCGGGTCGTGAAAGCTGCCTCTGGAGCACTGAGAAATCTGGCTGTGGATGCTCGCAACAAAGAATTAATTG GTAAACATGCTATTCCTAACTTGGTAAAGAATCTGCCAGGAGGGCAACAGAGCTCTTCCCAGAATTTCTCTGAGGACACTGTGGTCTCTGTTTTGAATACCATCAATGAAGTTATTGCTGAGAACTTGGAGGCTGCCAAAAAGCTTCGAGAGACGCAGGGTATTGAGAAGCTGGTTTTGATCAACAAATCAGG GAACCGCTCAGAAAAAGAAGTTCGAGCAGCAGCGCTTGTATTACAGACAATCTGGGGATATAAGGAACTGCGGAAGCCACTGGAAAAAGAAGGATGGAAGAAGTCAGACTTTCAG GTGAATCTAAACAATGCTTCTCGAAGCCAGAGCAGTCATTCATATGATGATAGCACTCTCCCTCTCATTGACCGGAACCAGAAATCAG ATAAGAAACCTGATCGGGAAGAAATTCAGATGAGCAGTATGGGATCAAACACAAAATCATTAG aTAACAACTATTCCACACTGAATGAGAGAGGAGACCACAATAGAACACTGGATCGATCTGGGGATCTAGGCGAAATGGAGCCATTGAAGGGAACGCCCCTGATG AAGATTTAG
- the CTNND1 gene encoding catenin delta-1 isoform X2: MSSAGRRRLNPTPLGTKCGEFARSSPRGGQLEAGRTMSKRRGTCPRTKRRGNGRFAGDVDLERQKFSDLKLNGPQDHSHLLYSTIPRMQEPGQIVETYTEEDPEGAMSVVSVETSDDGTTRRTETTVKKVVKTVTTRTVQPVSMGPDGLPADASSVSNSYIQTLGRDFRKNGNGGPGPYVGQAGTATLPRNFHYPPDGYSRHYEDGYPSSSDNYGSLSRVTRIEERYRPSMEGYRAPSRQDVYGPQPQVRVGGSSVDLHRFHPEPYGLEDDQRSMGYDDVDYGMMSDYGTGRRTGTPSDPRRRLRSYEDMIGEEVPSDQYYWAPLAQHERGSLASLDSLRKGGPPPPNWRQPELPEVIAMLGFRLDAVKSNAAAYLQHLCYRNDKVKTDVRKLKGIPVLVGLLDHPKKEVHLGACGALKNISFGRDQDNKIAIKNCDGVPALVRLLRKARDMDLTEVITGTLWNLSSHDSIKMEIVDHALHALTDEVIIPHSGWEREPNEDCKPRHIEWESVLTNTAGCLRNVSSERSEARRKLRECDGLVDALIFIVQAEIGQKDSDSKLVENCVCLLRNLSYQVHREIPQAERYQEAPPNVANNTGPHAASCFGAKKGKGKKPTEDSTNDTVDFPKRTSPARGYELLFQPEVVRIYISLLKESKNPAILEASAGAIQNLCAGRWTYGRYIRSALRQEKALSAIADLLTNEHERVVKAASGALRNLAVDARNKELIGKHAIPNLVKNLPGGQQSSSQNFSEDTVVSVLNTINEVIAENLEAAKKLRETQGIEKLVLINKSGNRSEKEVRAAALVLQTIWGYKELRKPLEKEGWKKSDFQVNLNNASRSQSSHSYDDSTLPLIDRNQKSDKKPDREEIQMSSMGSNTKSLDNNYSTLNERGDHNRTLDRSGDLGEMEPLKGTPLMQDEGQESLEEEVDVLVLDDEGDQMSYRPHAEDLAPLSPLHLGL; the protein is encoded by the exons AACGGCAGGTTTGCGGGCGATGTTGACCTTGAGCGACAGAAATTTTCAGATCTAAAACTCAACGGACCCCAG GATCACAGTCACCTTTTGTATAGCACCATCCCCAGGATGCAGGAGCCAGGGCAGATTGTGGAGACTTACACAGAGGAGGACCCTGAGGGAGCCATGTCTGTTGTCTCTGTGGAGACCTCGGATGATGGAACCACTCGGCGCACAGAGACCACA GTCAAGAAAGTGGTGAAGACCGTGACAACACGGACAGTCCAGCCAGTCTCTATGGGACCAGATGGGCTGCCTGCAGATGCCTCATCAGTTTCGAACAGCTATATCCAGACTCTGGGTCGTGACTTCCGCAAGAATGGCAATGGGGGACCTGGCCCCTATGTGGGGCAAGCAGGCACTGCTACCCTTCCCAGGAACTTCCACTACCCTCCTGATGGATATAGCCGCCACTATGAAGATGGTTATCCAAGTAGCAGTGACAACTATGGCAGTCTGTCCCGGGTGACCCGCATTGAGGAGCGGTATAGGCCCAGCATGGAAGGTTACCGGGCACCCAGTAGACAGGATGTCTATGGGCCCCAGCCCCAGGTTCGGGTAGGTGGGAGCAGCGTGGATCTGCATCGTTTCCATCCAGAGCCTTATGGGCTCGAGGATGACCAGCGTAGCATGGGCTACGATGACGTGGATTACGGCATGATGTCTGATTATGGCACTGGCCGTCGGACTGGGACACCCTCTGACCCTCGGCGACGCCTCAG GAGCTATGAAGACATGATTGGTGAGGAGGTGCCATCAGACCAGTACTATTGGGCTCCTTTGGCCCAACACGAACGGGGAAGTTTAGCAAGCTTGGATAGCCTGCGCAAGGGAGGGCCTCCACCCCCGAATTGGAGACAGCCAGAGCTGCCAGAGGTGATAGCCATGCTAGGATTCCGTTTGGATGCTGTCAAGTCCAATGCAGCTGCATACCTGCAACACTTGTGCTACCGCAATGACAAGGTGAAGACTGACGTTCGGAAGCTCAAGGGTATCCCAGTACTGGTGGGATTGTTAGACCACCCCAAAAAAGAAGTGCACCTTGGAGCCTGTGGAGCTCTCAAGAATATCTCTTTTGGGCGTGACCAGGATAACAAGATTGCTATAAAAAACTGTGATGGTGTTCCTGCTCTTGTGCGATTACTCCGAAAGGCTCGTGATATGGACCTCACTGAAGTGATTACTG GAACCCTGTGGAATCTCTCATCCCATGACTCAATCAAAATGGAGATTGTGGACCATGCACTGCATGCCTTGACAGATGAAGTGATCATTCCGCATTCTGGTTGGGAGCGGGAACCTAATGAAGATTGTAAGCCGCGCCATATTGAGTGGGAGTCTGTGCTCACCAACACAGCTGGCTGCCTTAG GAATGTCAGCTCAGAGAGGAGTGAAGCTCGCCGGAAACTTCGGGAATGTGATGGTTTGGTGGATGCTCTCATTTTCATTGTTCAGGCTGAGATTGGACAGAAAGATTCAGACAGCAAG CTTGTGGAGAACTGTGTTTGCCTCCTTCGGAACTTGTCATATCAAGTTCACCGAGAAATCCCACAAGCAGAACGTTACCAAGAGGCACCTCCCAATGTTGCCAACAATACTGGGCCACATGCTGCCAGTTGCTTTGGGGCCAAGAAGGGCAAAG ggaaaaaacccacagaGGATTCAACAAATGATACAGTGGATTTCCCTAAAAGAACTAGTCCTGCTCGAG GCTATGAACTTTTATTTCAGCCGGAGGTGGTTCGGATATACATCTCACTCCTCAAGGAGAGCAAGAATCCTGCCATCCTAGAAGCCTCAGCCGGGGCCATCCAGAACTTGTGTGCTGGGCGCTGGACG TATGGTCGATATATCCGCTCAGCTCTGCGTCAAGAGAAGGCTCTTTCTGCCATTGCTGACCTCCTGACCAATGAACATGAGCGGGTCGTGAAAGCTGCCTCTGGAGCACTGAGAAATCTGGCTGTGGATGCTCGCAACAAAGAATTAATTG GTAAACATGCTATTCCTAACTTGGTAAAGAATCTGCCAGGAGGGCAACAGAGCTCTTCCCAGAATTTCTCTGAGGACACTGTGGTCTCTGTTTTGAATACCATCAATGAAGTTATTGCTGAGAACTTGGAGGCTGCCAAAAAGCTTCGAGAGACGCAGGGTATTGAGAAGCTGGTTTTGATCAACAAATCAGG GAACCGCTCAGAAAAAGAAGTTCGAGCAGCAGCGCTTGTATTACAGACAATCTGGGGATATAAGGAACTGCGGAAGCCACTGGAAAAAGAAGGATGGAAGAAGTCAGACTTTCAG GTGAATCTAAACAATGCTTCTCGAAGCCAGAGCAGTCATTCATATGATGATAGCACTCTCCCTCTCATTGACCGGAACCAGAAATCAG ATAAGAAACCTGATCGGGAAGAAATTCAGATGAGCAGTATGGGATCAAACACAAAATCATTAG aTAACAACTATTCCACACTGAATGAGAGAGGAGACCACAATAGAACACTGGATCGATCTGGGGATCTAGGCGAAATGGAGCCATTGAAGGGAACGCCCCTGATG CAGGACGAGGGGCAGGAATCTCTGGAGGAAGAGGTGGATGTGTTGGTTTTGGATGATGAGGGGGACCAAATGTCTTACCGCCCCCATG CAGAAGATTTAGCACCACTCTCTCCGCTACATCTGGGCTTATAA
- the CTNND1 gene encoding catenin delta-1 isoform X4 yields the protein MSSAGRRRLNPTPLGTKCGEFARSSPRGGQLEAGRTMSKRRGTCPRTKRRGDHSHLLYSTIPRMQEPGQIVETYTEEDPEGAMSVVSVETSDDGTTRRTETTVKKVVKTVTTRTVQPVSMGPDGLPADASSVSNSYIQTLGRDFRKNGNGGPGPYVGQAGTATLPRNFHYPPDGYSRHYEDGYPSSSDNYGSLSRVTRIEERYRPSMEGYRAPSRQDVYGPQPQVRVGGSSVDLHRFHPEPYGLEDDQRSMGYDDVDYGMMSDYGTGRRTGTPSDPRRRLRSYEDMIGEEVPSDQYYWAPLAQHERGSLASLDSLRKGGPPPPNWRQPELPEVIAMLGFRLDAVKSNAAAYLQHLCYRNDKVKTDVRKLKGIPVLVGLLDHPKKEVHLGACGALKNISFGRDQDNKIAIKNCDGVPALVRLLRKARDMDLTEVITGTLWNLSSHDSIKMEIVDHALHALTDEVIIPHSGWEREPNEDCKPRHIEWESVLTNTAGCLRNVSSERSEARRKLRECDGLVDALIFIVQAEIGQKDSDSKLVENCVCLLRNLSYQVHREIPQAERYQEAPPNVANNTGPHAASCFGAKKGKGKKPTEDSTNDTVDFPKRTSPARGYELLFQPEVVRIYISLLKESKNPAILEASAGAIQNLCAGRWTYGRYIRSALRQEKALSAIADLLTNEHERVVKAASGALRNLAVDARNKELIGKHAIPNLVKNLPGGQQSSSQNFSEDTVVSVLNTINEVIAENLEAAKKLRETQGIEKLVLINKSGNRSEKEVRAAALVLQTIWGYKELRKPLEKEGWKKSDFQVNLNNASRSQSSHSYDDSTLPLIDRNQKSDKKPDREEIQMSSMGSNTKSLDNNYSTLNERGDHNRTLDRSGDLGEMEPLKGTPLMQDEGQESLEEEVDVLVLDDEGDQMSYRPHAEDLAPLSPLHLGL from the exons GATCACAGTCACCTTTTGTATAGCACCATCCCCAGGATGCAGGAGCCAGGGCAGATTGTGGAGACTTACACAGAGGAGGACCCTGAGGGAGCCATGTCTGTTGTCTCTGTGGAGACCTCGGATGATGGAACCACTCGGCGCACAGAGACCACA GTCAAGAAAGTGGTGAAGACCGTGACAACACGGACAGTCCAGCCAGTCTCTATGGGACCAGATGGGCTGCCTGCAGATGCCTCATCAGTTTCGAACAGCTATATCCAGACTCTGGGTCGTGACTTCCGCAAGAATGGCAATGGGGGACCTGGCCCCTATGTGGGGCAAGCAGGCACTGCTACCCTTCCCAGGAACTTCCACTACCCTCCTGATGGATATAGCCGCCACTATGAAGATGGTTATCCAAGTAGCAGTGACAACTATGGCAGTCTGTCCCGGGTGACCCGCATTGAGGAGCGGTATAGGCCCAGCATGGAAGGTTACCGGGCACCCAGTAGACAGGATGTCTATGGGCCCCAGCCCCAGGTTCGGGTAGGTGGGAGCAGCGTGGATCTGCATCGTTTCCATCCAGAGCCTTATGGGCTCGAGGATGACCAGCGTAGCATGGGCTACGATGACGTGGATTACGGCATGATGTCTGATTATGGCACTGGCCGTCGGACTGGGACACCCTCTGACCCTCGGCGACGCCTCAG GAGCTATGAAGACATGATTGGTGAGGAGGTGCCATCAGACCAGTACTATTGGGCTCCTTTGGCCCAACACGAACGGGGAAGTTTAGCAAGCTTGGATAGCCTGCGCAAGGGAGGGCCTCCACCCCCGAATTGGAGACAGCCAGAGCTGCCAGAGGTGATAGCCATGCTAGGATTCCGTTTGGATGCTGTCAAGTCCAATGCAGCTGCATACCTGCAACACTTGTGCTACCGCAATGACAAGGTGAAGACTGACGTTCGGAAGCTCAAGGGTATCCCAGTACTGGTGGGATTGTTAGACCACCCCAAAAAAGAAGTGCACCTTGGAGCCTGTGGAGCTCTCAAGAATATCTCTTTTGGGCGTGACCAGGATAACAAGATTGCTATAAAAAACTGTGATGGTGTTCCTGCTCTTGTGCGATTACTCCGAAAGGCTCGTGATATGGACCTCACTGAAGTGATTACTG GAACCCTGTGGAATCTCTCATCCCATGACTCAATCAAAATGGAGATTGTGGACCATGCACTGCATGCCTTGACAGATGAAGTGATCATTCCGCATTCTGGTTGGGAGCGGGAACCTAATGAAGATTGTAAGCCGCGCCATATTGAGTGGGAGTCTGTGCTCACCAACACAGCTGGCTGCCTTAG GAATGTCAGCTCAGAGAGGAGTGAAGCTCGCCGGAAACTTCGGGAATGTGATGGTTTGGTGGATGCTCTCATTTTCATTGTTCAGGCTGAGATTGGACAGAAAGATTCAGACAGCAAG CTTGTGGAGAACTGTGTTTGCCTCCTTCGGAACTTGTCATATCAAGTTCACCGAGAAATCCCACAAGCAGAACGTTACCAAGAGGCACCTCCCAATGTTGCCAACAATACTGGGCCACATGCTGCCAGTTGCTTTGGGGCCAAGAAGGGCAAAG ggaaaaaacccacagaGGATTCAACAAATGATACAGTGGATTTCCCTAAAAGAACTAGTCCTGCTCGAG GCTATGAACTTTTATTTCAGCCGGAGGTGGTTCGGATATACATCTCACTCCTCAAGGAGAGCAAGAATCCTGCCATCCTAGAAGCCTCAGCCGGGGCCATCCAGAACTTGTGTGCTGGGCGCTGGACG TATGGTCGATATATCCGCTCAGCTCTGCGTCAAGAGAAGGCTCTTTCTGCCATTGCTGACCTCCTGACCAATGAACATGAGCGGGTCGTGAAAGCTGCCTCTGGAGCACTGAGAAATCTGGCTGTGGATGCTCGCAACAAAGAATTAATTG GTAAACATGCTATTCCTAACTTGGTAAAGAATCTGCCAGGAGGGCAACAGAGCTCTTCCCAGAATTTCTCTGAGGACACTGTGGTCTCTGTTTTGAATACCATCAATGAAGTTATTGCTGAGAACTTGGAGGCTGCCAAAAAGCTTCGAGAGACGCAGGGTATTGAGAAGCTGGTTTTGATCAACAAATCAGG GAACCGCTCAGAAAAAGAAGTTCGAGCAGCAGCGCTTGTATTACAGACAATCTGGGGATATAAGGAACTGCGGAAGCCACTGGAAAAAGAAGGATGGAAGAAGTCAGACTTTCAG GTGAATCTAAACAATGCTTCTCGAAGCCAGAGCAGTCATTCATATGATGATAGCACTCTCCCTCTCATTGACCGGAACCAGAAATCAG ATAAGAAACCTGATCGGGAAGAAATTCAGATGAGCAGTATGGGATCAAACACAAAATCATTAG aTAACAACTATTCCACACTGAATGAGAGAGGAGACCACAATAGAACACTGGATCGATCTGGGGATCTAGGCGAAATGGAGCCATTGAAGGGAACGCCCCTGATG CAGGACGAGGGGCAGGAATCTCTGGAGGAAGAGGTGGATGTGTTGGTTTTGGATGATGAGGGGGACCAAATGTCTTACCGCCCCCATG CAGAAGATTTAGCACCACTCTCTCCGCTACATCTGGGCTTATAA
- the CTNND1 gene encoding catenin delta-1 isoform X7, translated as MQEPGQIVETYTEEDPEGAMSVVSVETSDDGTTRRTETTVKKVVKTVTTRTVQPVSMGPDGLPADASSVSNSYIQTLGRDFRKNGNGGPGPYVGQAGTATLPRNFHYPPDGYSRHYEDGYPSSSDNYGSLSRVTRIEERYRPSMEGYRAPSRQDVYGPQPQVRVGGSSVDLHRFHPEPYGLEDDQRSMGYDDVDYGMMSDYGTGRRTGTPSDPRRRLRSYEDMIGEEVPSDQYYWAPLAQHERGSLASLDSLRKGGPPPPNWRQPELPEVIAMLGFRLDAVKSNAAAYLQHLCYRNDKVKTDVRKLKGIPVLVGLLDHPKKEVHLGACGALKNISFGRDQDNKIAIKNCDGVPALVRLLRKARDMDLTEVITGTLWNLSSHDSIKMEIVDHALHALTDEVIIPHSGWEREPNEDCKPRHIEWESVLTNTAGCLRNVSSERSEARRKLRECDGLVDALIFIVQAEIGQKDSDSKLVENCVCLLRNLSYQVHREIPQAERYQEAPPNVANNTGPHAASCFGAKKGKGKKPTEDSTNDTVDFPKRTSPARGYELLFQPEVVRIYISLLKESKNPAILEASAGAIQNLCAGRWTYGRYIRSALRQEKALSAIADLLTNEHERVVKAASGALRNLAVDARNKELIGKHAIPNLVKNLPGGQQSSSQNFSEDTVVSVLNTINEVIAENLEAAKKLRETQGIEKLVLINKSGNRSEKEVRAAALVLQTIWGYKELRKPLEKEGWKKSDFQVNLNNASRSQSSHSYDDSTLPLIDRNQKSDKKPDREEIQMSSMGSNTKSLDNNYSTLNERGDHNRTLDRSGDLGEMEPLKGTPLMQDEGQESLEEEVDVLVLDDEGDQMSYRPHAEDLAPLSPLHLGL; from the exons ATGCAGGAGCCAGGGCAGATTGTGGAGACTTACACAGAGGAGGACCCTGAGGGAGCCATGTCTGTTGTCTCTGTGGAGACCTCGGATGATGGAACCACTCGGCGCACAGAGACCACA GTCAAGAAAGTGGTGAAGACCGTGACAACACGGACAGTCCAGCCAGTCTCTATGGGACCAGATGGGCTGCCTGCAGATGCCTCATCAGTTTCGAACAGCTATATCCAGACTCTGGGTCGTGACTTCCGCAAGAATGGCAATGGGGGACCTGGCCCCTATGTGGGGCAAGCAGGCACTGCTACCCTTCCCAGGAACTTCCACTACCCTCCTGATGGATATAGCCGCCACTATGAAGATGGTTATCCAAGTAGCAGTGACAACTATGGCAGTCTGTCCCGGGTGACCCGCATTGAGGAGCGGTATAGGCCCAGCATGGAAGGTTACCGGGCACCCAGTAGACAGGATGTCTATGGGCCCCAGCCCCAGGTTCGGGTAGGTGGGAGCAGCGTGGATCTGCATCGTTTCCATCCAGAGCCTTATGGGCTCGAGGATGACCAGCGTAGCATGGGCTACGATGACGTGGATTACGGCATGATGTCTGATTATGGCACTGGCCGTCGGACTGGGACACCCTCTGACCCTCGGCGACGCCTCAG GAGCTATGAAGACATGATTGGTGAGGAGGTGCCATCAGACCAGTACTATTGGGCTCCTTTGGCCCAACACGAACGGGGAAGTTTAGCAAGCTTGGATAGCCTGCGCAAGGGAGGGCCTCCACCCCCGAATTGGAGACAGCCAGAGCTGCCAGAGGTGATAGCCATGCTAGGATTCCGTTTGGATGCTGTCAAGTCCAATGCAGCTGCATACCTGCAACACTTGTGCTACCGCAATGACAAGGTGAAGACTGACGTTCGGAAGCTCAAGGGTATCCCAGTACTGGTGGGATTGTTAGACCACCCCAAAAAAGAAGTGCACCTTGGAGCCTGTGGAGCTCTCAAGAATATCTCTTTTGGGCGTGACCAGGATAACAAGATTGCTATAAAAAACTGTGATGGTGTTCCTGCTCTTGTGCGATTACTCCGAAAGGCTCGTGATATGGACCTCACTGAAGTGATTACTG GAACCCTGTGGAATCTCTCATCCCATGACTCAATCAAAATGGAGATTGTGGACCATGCACTGCATGCCTTGACAGATGAAGTGATCATTCCGCATTCTGGTTGGGAGCGGGAACCTAATGAAGATTGTAAGCCGCGCCATATTGAGTGGGAGTCTGTGCTCACCAACACAGCTGGCTGCCTTAG GAATGTCAGCTCAGAGAGGAGTGAAGCTCGCCGGAAACTTCGGGAATGTGATGGTTTGGTGGATGCTCTCATTTTCATTGTTCAGGCTGAGATTGGACAGAAAGATTCAGACAGCAAG CTTGTGGAGAACTGTGTTTGCCTCCTTCGGAACTTGTCATATCAAGTTCACCGAGAAATCCCACAAGCAGAACGTTACCAAGAGGCACCTCCCAATGTTGCCAACAATACTGGGCCACATGCTGCCAGTTGCTTTGGGGCCAAGAAGGGCAAAG ggaaaaaacccacagaGGATTCAACAAATGATACAGTGGATTTCCCTAAAAGAACTAGTCCTGCTCGAG GCTATGAACTTTTATTTCAGCCGGAGGTGGTTCGGATATACATCTCACTCCTCAAGGAGAGCAAGAATCCTGCCATCCTAGAAGCCTCAGCCGGGGCCATCCAGAACTTGTGTGCTGGGCGCTGGACG TATGGTCGATATATCCGCTCAGCTCTGCGTCAAGAGAAGGCTCTTTCTGCCATTGCTGACCTCCTGACCAATGAACATGAGCGGGTCGTGAAAGCTGCCTCTGGAGCACTGAGAAATCTGGCTGTGGATGCTCGCAACAAAGAATTAATTG GTAAACATGCTATTCCTAACTTGGTAAAGAATCTGCCAGGAGGGCAACAGAGCTCTTCCCAGAATTTCTCTGAGGACACTGTGGTCTCTGTTTTGAATACCATCAATGAAGTTATTGCTGAGAACTTGGAGGCTGCCAAAAAGCTTCGAGAGACGCAGGGTATTGAGAAGCTGGTTTTGATCAACAAATCAGG GAACCGCTCAGAAAAAGAAGTTCGAGCAGCAGCGCTTGTATTACAGACAATCTGGGGATATAAGGAACTGCGGAAGCCACTGGAAAAAGAAGGATGGAAGAAGTCAGACTTTCAG GTGAATCTAAACAATGCTTCTCGAAGCCAGAGCAGTCATTCATATGATGATAGCACTCTCCCTCTCATTGACCGGAACCAGAAATCAG ATAAGAAACCTGATCGGGAAGAAATTCAGATGAGCAGTATGGGATCAAACACAAAATCATTAG aTAACAACTATTCCACACTGAATGAGAGAGGAGACCACAATAGAACACTGGATCGATCTGGGGATCTAGGCGAAATGGAGCCATTGAAGGGAACGCCCCTGATG CAGGACGAGGGGCAGGAATCTCTGGAGGAAGAGGTGGATGTGTTGGTTTTGGATGATGAGGGGGACCAAATGTCTTACCGCCCCCATG CAGAAGATTTAGCACCACTCTCTCCGCTACATCTGGGCTTATAA